From Anaerolineae bacterium, the proteins below share one genomic window:
- the lysX gene encoding lysine biosynthesis protein LysX — translation MKRYCIGVIYSRVRVEEKWIFAALETRGVDYERLDDRLIHFDPQDPAPWQRFDAVLSRSISATRGLYALRTLEALGVPTVNTFRVAEICGDKMATTLALARAGLPQPRTRLAFTPQSALEAIEELGYPVVLKPVVGSWGRLLAKINDRDAAEAILEHRATLGSPQQAVFYIQEYIAKPGRDIRALVIGDKVVAAIYRKSEHWITNTARGGAGEVCPLTPELEALCLQAAQAVGGGVLAVDILEHPERGYLVNEINHTMEFHTAQPTTGVDIAGEIVEYVLRVANAAR, via the coding sequence ATGAAACGTTATTGCATCGGTGTGATCTATTCTCGCGTGCGGGTGGAAGAAAAGTGGATCTTCGCCGCCCTGGAAACCCGGGGGGTGGACTATGAGCGTCTGGACGACCGCCTGATCCACTTCGATCCTCAGGACCCCGCGCCATGGCAGCGGTTCGACGCGGTGCTCTCGCGGAGCATCAGCGCCACGCGCGGGTTGTATGCTTTGCGCACTTTGGAGGCCCTGGGCGTGCCCACGGTGAACACTTTTCGTGTAGCCGAAATTTGTGGTGACAAGATGGCCACTACCCTGGCCCTGGCCCGCGCGGGGCTTCCGCAGCCTCGAACGCGCCTGGCCTTTACCCCTCAATCGGCGCTGGAAGCCATCGAGGAACTGGGCTACCCGGTGGTGCTCAAGCCGGTGGTGGGCTCTTGGGGCCGACTGTTGGCCAAGATCAACGACCGGGATGCCGCCGAGGCCATCCTGGAGCACCGCGCTACCCTGGGTTCCCCCCAGCAGGCGGTGTTTTACATTCAGGAGTACATCGCCAAGCCGGGCCGCGACATCCGTGCCCTGGTCATCGGCGACAAAGTGGTGGCGGCCATCTATCGCAAATCCGAGCACTGGATCACCAACACCGCCCGTGGCGGCGCAGGGGAGGTCTGTCCACTAACTCCCGAATTGGAAGCCCTTTGCCTTCAGGCGGCCCAGGCGGTCGGCGGTGGGGTGCTGGCGGTGGACATCTTGGAGCACCCGGAGCGTGGTTATCTGGTCAACGAGATCAATCACACCATGGAGTTCCACACCGCTCAACCCACCACTGGCGTGGACATCGCTGGCGAGATCGTGGAATACGTCCTGCGCGTGGCGAATGCGGCGCGCTAA
- the lysW gene encoding lysine biosynthesis protein LysW, producing the protein MNVTCPECAAEFDLEPGTEVNEIVVCPDCGVELEVVSLDPPAVELAPMEEEDWGE; encoded by the coding sequence ATGAATGTCACTTGTCCCGAATGTGCTGCCGAATTTGATCTGGAACCCGGCACCGAGGTCAACGAAATCGTTGTCTGTCCCGATTGCGGCGTGGAGTTAGAGGTGGTTTCGTTAGATCCGCCTGCCGTGGAACTGGCGCCTATGGAAGAGGAGGACTGGGGCGAGTAA
- the argH gene encoding argininosuccinate lyase, with the protein MAQDTEAKLWGGRFAQGTDPQMWALNASIMVDRRLAFHDIHGSLAWAKALQGAGVLTAEEAQTIQQGLHRVAQEFAEGTFVFAPTDEDIHTAVERRLRELIGPLAGKLHTGRSRNDQVATDFRLWLLDQRPRLDEALADLQAALLERAKADLEVVMPGYTHLQQAQPILLGHWWLSHFWPLQRDRERLYQLTRRAAALPLGAAALAGTTYPVDRQALARELGFAVVAPNSLDAVSDRDFAAEFLFFAALVGVHLSRLAEALILFSGTEFGFFTLSDAYATGSSLMPQKKNPDAFELARGKSGALIGLLTGLLSTLKGLPSAYDKDLQEDKEPVFRAADTLYALVPVLANALRTLTVNADRLRAAVHKATLATDLADYLVEQGVPFREAHHLVGELIRQAETAGTPLDALPPEAYRALHPSLTPEVVARVLDPMESIRRRRVEGGTSPEAVRAQLNQAQVLLTQQLPQAYPDQATR; encoded by the coding sequence ATGGCACAGGATACGGAAGCCAAACTTTGGGGCGGGCGCTTTGCCCAGGGAACGGATCCGCAAATGTGGGCCCTCAACGCCTCCATCATGGTGGATCGGCGGCTGGCCTTCCATGACATCCACGGCAGCCTGGCCTGGGCCAAGGCCCTGCAAGGAGCCGGGGTGCTCACCGCCGAGGAGGCCCAGACCATCCAGCAGGGATTGCACCGCGTGGCCCAAGAATTTGCCGAGGGTACCTTTGTCTTCGCCCCGACCGACGAAGACATCCATACCGCGGTGGAGCGGCGCCTGCGCGAACTCATCGGCCCCCTGGCCGGGAAACTGCACACCGGACGCAGTCGCAACGATCAGGTGGCCACCGACTTTCGCCTCTGGCTGCTGGATCAGCGACCCCGTTTAGACGAGGCTTTGGCCGACCTGCAGGCCGCCTTGCTGGAGCGCGCCAAGGCCGACCTGGAGGTGGTCATGCCCGGCTACACCCACCTCCAGCAGGCCCAGCCCATCCTGCTGGGGCACTGGTGGCTGAGCCACTTCTGGCCCCTCCAGCGCGACCGCGAGCGGCTTTACCAGTTGACCCGGCGGGCGGCGGCCCTGCCGTTGGGCGCGGCGGCCCTGGCGGGCACCACCTACCCGGTGGATCGCCAGGCTCTGGCCAGGGAGTTGGGCTTTGCCGTGGTTGCCCCCAACAGCCTGGACGCCGTCTCCGACCGCGACTTCGCCGCCGAATTCCTTTTCTTCGCCGCCCTGGTCGGCGTCCACCTCAGTCGGCTGGCCGAGGCGCTCATCCTGTTTTCTGGCACCGAGTTCGGTTTCTTCACTCTGAGCGATGCCTACGCCACCGGCTCCAGCCTGATGCCCCAAAAGAAGAACCCCGACGCCTTCGAACTGGCCCGTGGCAAGAGTGGTGCCCTCATTGGTCTACTCACCGGCCTGCTGAGTACCCTCAAGGGCCTGCCCTCGGCCTACGACAAAGACCTGCAGGAGGATAAAGAGCCCGTCTTCCGCGCGGCCGATACGCTTTACGCCCTGGTGCCCGTCCTGGCCAATGCCCTGCGCACCCTCACCGTGAACGCCGACCGATTGCGTGCCGCCGTCCACAAAGCCACCCTGGCCACCGACCTGGCGGATTATCTGGTGGAGCAGGGCGTCCCCTTCCGTGAGGCTCATCACCTGGTGGGGGAACTCATCCGCCAGGCCGAAACCGCCGGGACCCCGCTGGATGCCCTGCCCCCGGAGGCCTACCGGGCCCTGCATCCATCGCTGACCCCGGAAGTGGTGGCCCGGGTGCTGGACCCCATGGAAAGCATCCGCCGCCGCCGGGTGGAAGGCGGTACCTCCCCCGAGGCGGTCCGGGCCCAGTTGAACCAGGCCCAGGTCTTGCTGACCCAACAGCTCCCTCAGGCCTACCCTGATCAGGCAACCAGGTAA
- a CDS encoding argininosuccinate synthase, which yields MSAAAKPQVKKVVLAYSGGLDTSVIVPWLKENYGCEVVCFTADLGQGAELEGLEEKALASGASRIVIKDLRNEFASEYLFRVLRAGAVYERKYLLGTSIARPLIAKYLVDVAHQVGADAVAHGATGKGNDQVRFELTVMALDPRLKVIAPWREWVIRSREDAIAYAQAHNIPVTATTKTIYSRDHNLWHISHEGGPLEDPWWEPDESVFMLTASPLEAPNEPEYVEIEFETGTPVAVNGQKMAPAELVAYLNALGAKHGIGRVDMVENRLVGMKSRGIYETPGGTILLAAHRELESLVLDHATMQFKDLVALKYAELVYNGLWFSPLREALDAFVDATQGPVTGIVRLKLYKGNIIPAGRKSPFSLYREDFATFGQEDVYDQSDAEGFIHLFGLPLKVRALNKLPVAGLDMPKPDYSRFKRD from the coding sequence ATGAGTGCAGCGGCAAAGCCCCAGGTGAAAAAGGTGGTGTTAGCCTACTCCGGCGGGCTGGACACCTCGGTCATCGTCCCCTGGCTGAAGGAGAACTACGGCTGTGAGGTGGTCTGTTTCACCGCCGACCTGGGCCAGGGCGCCGAGTTGGAGGGCCTGGAAGAAAAGGCCCTGGCCAGCGGCGCCAGTCGAATCGTGATCAAGGACCTGCGCAACGAGTTCGCCAGTGAGTACCTCTTCCGCGTGTTGCGGGCCGGTGCGGTGTACGAGCGCAAGTACCTGTTGGGTACCTCCATCGCCCGCCCGCTCATCGCCAAGTATCTGGTGGATGTGGCCCATCAGGTGGGGGCCGACGCGGTGGCCCATGGAGCCACGGGCAAGGGCAACGACCAGGTGCGCTTCGAACTCACGGTCATGGCCCTCGACCCGCGTCTCAAGGTCATCGCCCCCTGGCGCGAGTGGGTCATTCGCTCCCGTGAGGACGCCATCGCCTACGCCCAGGCCCACAACATCCCCGTCACGGCCACCACCAAAACCATCTACAGCCGCGATCACAACCTGTGGCACATCTCCCACGAGGGCGGCCCCCTGGAAGACCCCTGGTGGGAGCCCGATGAGTCGGTGTTCATGCTCACCGCTTCGCCCCTGGAAGCCCCCAACGAACCGGAGTATGTGGAGATCGAGTTCGAGACCGGCACCCCCGTGGCCGTCAACGGCCAGAAGATGGCCCCGGCTGAGTTGGTAGCCTATCTCAACGCCCTGGGGGCCAAGCATGGCATCGGCCGGGTGGATATGGTCGAGAACCGCCTGGTGGGCATGAAGTCCCGCGGCATCTACGAGACCCCCGGCGGCACCATCCTCCTGGCGGCCCACCGAGAACTGGAATCTCTGGTGCTGGATCACGCCACCATGCAGTTCAAAGACCTGGTGGCCCTGAAGTACGCCGAGTTGGTGTACAACGGCCTGTGGTTCAGCCCCCTGCGTGAGGCCCTGGACGCCTTCGTAGATGCCACCCAGGGGCCGGTCACCGGCATCGTGCGCCTCAAACTCTACAAGGGCAACATCATCCCTGCCGGCCGCAAGAGCCCCTTCAGCCTCTACCGTGAGGATTTCGCCACCTTCGGTCAGGAAGATGTGTATGACCAGTCCGACGCCGAGGGCTTTATCCACCTCTTTGGCCTGCCGCTGAAGGTGAGGGCACTGAACAAACTCCCCGTAGCGGGGCTGGACATGCCCAAGCCCGATTACTCGCGTTTTAAGCGGGATTAG